The DNA window GTCACCGACTCACCAGCGCTTATTCTACAGTTTGTTGGTAACCACAAAGACTCAGTCTCTTACACCCTCAACTGCTCTACTCCACGGCCTACGATCTGTGGAGACTGAGTGATAAACCGTAGACATCCTCCTCCGTCCTCACTAATGAAATTTGATAAATACAGCCAACCCAATCAGCTTAAGAACACCAAACCCCACAACACCACCTTCCGCGAATCCGAGATTGCTCCCTCTCCGGaaaattcaaacttcaaaCTGGCCCATTCAAAAATCTCACCTCTTCAACCCCAATCATTAGCGGGTAACTCAATCACCAAGAGAGTCATTACCGAACTGACATACTTACAAacgaaaagtaatttataaaataaaacttatatatatatataaataaaatttgataaatacaGCCAACCCAATCAGCTTAAGAACACCAAACCCCACAACACCACCTTCCGCGAATCCGAGATTGCTCCCTCTCCGGaaaattcaaacttcaaaCTGGCCCATTCAAAAATCTCACCTCTTCAACCCCAATCATTAGCGGGTAACTCAATCACCAAGAGAGTCATTAAatttagtactccctctatattttttttatatgacaccgttgacttttaggtccacgtttgaccattcgtcttattaaaaaaataattattaattattttattataatatgatttattattatagaaattttaattatgcattataattttgtatatttagatataaattttaaataagatgaatagtcaaagatgattctaaaagtcaacggtgtcatacgtaaaaatatggagggagtatattataAACCTAAACAAAAACCAAGCGAGAAGGCAGTAAAAACTTCCGTATTCGCCCACCCAAACAACATCTCTCGCTATTATCTCGGTTATAAAACACGTCCCCATCGCGCCACGCCCACAAGCCTCCCACGGACGGACGGCAACCCCCGCCCGCTCCTCTCCGCTGccccgtccgtccgtccgtccaaGTTCCAACACACGCATGGCCCCACGCCCCCCGCCGCGACGCGAGGTCCCGCGCGCCCAGCCAACCAGCCAGCACGTCCTCCCAACCGAGCCCAatcccacctcctcctcctctcctcccttgtCTCGTTCGctgtctcctctcctctcccccgcattccccacgccgccaccctcgcccaaatatcccgcgcgcgcgccacccgggagcgatccatccatcctgcCACGGGCGGCCCCCTGCAGGAGGAGCCGCGCCCACGGGCGGACCACCACCCACCCAGCGCGGCTGCCCGCACGCGCCCGCGCCCCTCCGTGAAATCCAGGGGGGCGGTGCGGGGCGGGGGGCGCCTTTGGCGGTCGTCCTCCCGTCGGTTTGACCGCCCGCGACACCGCCGTGTAGCGCTCGATTCCTCGCCGGAGGTGCCGTGGCGGATGCGCGCGGCCCTGGACGAGGCGTGCCCGCTGTGTGGCgttgggccgccgcccgcgcgcgtcACGCTGCACAGGCGGAGGCTGCCGGCGGAGGCGCAGGGGCTCGCCGTGGTGAGGGTTGGGGTTGGggatgaggcggcggcgctgcgggaggcggtggcgagcCATCAGCGCGGGATCGCGGAGCTGCACGCGGAGCTGGAGGccgagcgcggcgccgccgcgggggccgCTAGCGAGGCCATGTCGATGATCCTCCGCCTGCAGCGGGAGAAGTCGGAGGCCATGATGGAGGCGCGCCAGTTCAGGCGCTACGCCGAGGAGCGGTTCGCccacgacgccgccgaggccgccgcgctCCGGGACGCCGTCGCGCAGCGGGACGCCACCGTCCACTCGCTCGCCGCGCAGCTCAGGGCCTGCCgcttccgcctcctccacctcggcTTCCGCTCACCGTTGTCGTcccccacctccgccgccgctgaggcTCGCCAGGACGGCGACGAAGATCACCCCTTCGACGACGATTACCCTCCCATAAACTGCATCGAACACCCTGCCTCCTCCGATGTGGGCACACCGCGCACGCACCACCTGCTCAACAGAATGCCTGGTCGGGCCTCATCCGCTGATAAGGGAGTCATATGTTCATCCCGCACAAACCTGTTTCCTGACGATGGCTACGTCGATATGGCCGATGAATTCCCTCTCCTTGTGGACCGGGAGGCATCAGATCAGGAAGATGACAGTGACAGGGTGTACACAGTGGATGCCGTGCATGGCGTGCCTGTGGCAGAGCCAGATGATTGTTGCTATATCGGGACGCCAATTGGTAGCGAAGCGAGCTTCAGGGGCACGATTGGTGCttgggcggaggaggaggaaataCAGAAGCTCAGCGCAAGATTGCAGGCTCTGGAGGCAGACCGGGAGTCAATGCGGCATGCCATCATGTCTATGGGATCTGAGAAGGCGCAGGTTCTGCTGCTAAAGGAGATTGCTCAGAAACTATGCAAGGAGGAGGGAGCACCACTGCAAGCAATTTCACTTAAGGTGCAGTCACCACCGCAACCAGTGGTGGTGGCACAGAGGAAGGTGGTGAAGAGGCAGAGCTTCGTGAAATTCTTTGTCATTGCAGCGATTAAGGTAAATTTGCACCATCTTGTTCTTCTAGGGCTGATGCCGAGTTTGATTTCTTGCAGAAGAATCTAAggattatttttgtgactttTAATAGCTTAATACTGACTTTACATGGTGCGATAATAATTTAGACATGCTGGAGTCAGGAGTGTATCTTAAATTCTTAGTACGCTGGAATATTGTCAACAGGTGGAACATGTTATGGCATGATAATTGATATAACACACACATTGAATGCACTGTTCTATCGAATTATGGAACATATATGGTACTACTGATATGCATGGAAGAATCATTAGCATGGTCAATTTATGAGAAGCTTTCTTGACAATTTTGCTGGTTTATCATCTTTGTCATATTATGTTAGAAGAGCTTCATTTGTTAGATCTGCGATAGACTTAACTGTCCATACCGTTGCATGTTTTATGTCCATTCTGTTAAAATTTGCAATATTTGTCTGAATATTATATCTGAGCTTTATGGAATTATTGGAAAATATGGCTATTATTATGTTACTCATTGGTCATGATTATGATGTCAATTAAGTATCGTACTTTTAACCCTACTGTGTCAATAAATACCATGCACTGAAGGGAAATCCCTTTTACCTTCATGTCTTTCTGTAGCTTCAATTAGGTGTCAAATAGTCATTT is part of the Oryza brachyantha chromosome 11, ObraRS2, whole genome shotgun sequence genome and encodes:
- the LOC102709687 gene encoding myosin-binding protein 7-like; protein product: MRAALDEACPLCGVGPPPARVTLHRRRLPAEAQGLAVVRVGVGDEAAALREAVASHQRGIAELHAELEAERGAAAGAASEAMSMILRLQREKSEAMMEARQFRRYAEERFAHDAAEAAALRDAVAQRDATVHSLAAQLRACRFRLLHLGFRSPLSSPTSAAAEARQDGDEDHPFDDDYPPINCIEHPASSDVGTPRTHHLLNRMPGRASSADKGVICSSRTNLFPDDGYVDMADEFPLLVDREASDQEDDSDRVYTVDAVHGVPVAEPDDCCYIGTPIGSEASFRGTIGAWAEEEEIQKLSARLQALEADRESMRHAIMSMGSEKAQVLLLKEIAQKLCKEEGAPLQAISLKVQSPPQPVVVAQRKVVKRQSFVKFFVIAAIKWIASVFCWRRKSNRVKYPIGMCGSNVGLMLLLNRFPKQRRRRYLKRN